The following are encoded together in the Zingiber officinale cultivar Zhangliang chromosome 8A, Zo_v1.1, whole genome shotgun sequence genome:
- the LOC122008355 gene encoding uncharacterized protein LOC122008355 → MAMSQKGFSFFRSLGWFDAKNSDLLSKQEASPSLKIQLDKEIYRPGDTFIATVEISTPQISNSHPDGQHWTNQISSFLLDNFSYEIKGVEKLDSQWFATQKPLPGIKQRRGERLFIDCTAPSIVSKVMIPSGCSKTYMVRIELPQILPPSYRGVSIRYIYYVRVAISGRWLGFENNDHSVGLTYDSIQVEAKAPLQMVISQKNNNCLTQEGELPNAADQLDIFWKEKDADAEWIRVNENIDVVEEGYDSSKDEVSSISSYNPNRGNTDLPYRTLSLQSTASRLSNNDFHQLQSERTVRSYVPLTQLSVAEVMDDSGEGVILPQDKPNDALYTPSSSMQRSYQDFEFHKNDTTLPHTPKPVEPSLSEGFVHGRSYNIRIDDRILLRFSPKNTNSTYYFGDMIGGTLTFFHGGIRSCLEVAITLEIAETINQRFVHPSRRSSPTIIKILSEHQEVVADLVQTSFLFSIPIDGPMSFSTPKVSVQWSLRFEFFTTPKDLDLTRYEHPLLVEEREKGEWVMPITVHAPPLRIQTAREKNLSLGNLFHS, encoded by the exons ATGGCGATGTCGCAGAAGGGGTTCTCCTTCTTCAGAAGCCTTGGGTGGTTTGATGCTAAGAACAGTGATTTGCTCAGTAAACAGGAAGCTTCTCCATCTCTGAAAATCCAACTCGACAAAGAAATATATAGGCCAGGTGACACATTTATAGCTACGGTTGAAATATCTACCCCACAAATTTCAAACAGTCATCCTGATGGACAGCATTGGACGAACCAAATTTCTTCATTTTTACTCGATAACTTTAGTTATGAAATCAAGGGTGTTGAGAAGCTGGATTCTCAGTGGTTTGCAACTCAAAAGCCTTTACCTGGAATAAAACAAAGGAGAG GTGAACGTTTGTTTATTGATTGTACAGCGCCATCAATTGTTTCAAAGGTGATGATACCTTCTGGGTGCAGCAAAACAT ATATGGTACGTATTGAGCTGCCGCAGATTTTGCCACCATCTTACAGGGGTGTAAGCATTCGATATATCTATTATGTCAGAGTTGCTATTTCTGGAAGGTGGCTTGGATTCGAGAACAATGATCATAGTGTAGGGTTAACATATGATTCAATTCAAGTG GAAGCTAAAGCTCCATTGCAGATGGTGATTTCACAGAAGAACAACAACTGTTTAACTCAAGAAG GAGAACTACCAAATGCAGCTGATCAGTTGGATATATTTTGGAAAGAGAAAGATGCAGATGCTGAATGG ATTCGGGTCAATGAAAATATAGATGTGGTGGAAGAAGGGTATGATAGCTCAAAGGATGAAGTTTCTTCCATTTCCTCCTACAATCCCAACAGAGGAAACACTGATCTGCCTTATCGCACTTTGTCCTTGCAATCAACTGCATCAAGGCTGTCTAACAATGATTTTCATCAATTACAATCTGAACGCACAGTTCGCTCCTATGTACCTCTTACTCAGCTTTCTGTGGCAGAGGTCATGGATGATTCTGGTGAAG GTGTTATTTTACCGCAAGATAAGCCAAATGATGCATTATATACTCCCTCTTCTAGTATGCAAAGAAGCTATCAAGATTTTGAGTTCCATAAAAATGATACAACATTACCTCATACACCTAAACCTGTTGAACCTTCGTTGT CAGAAGGCTTTGTTCATGGAAGGTCTTACAATATCAGAATTGATGACCGAATTTTGCTTAGATTTTCTCCTAAAAACACCAATTCAACGTATTACTTTGGTGACATG ATTGGTGGCACTCTTACTTTCTTCCATGGAGGAATTAGAAGTTGCCTTGAG GTTGCAATAACCTTGGAGATTGCAGAAACAATCAACCAACGTTTTGTTCATCCTTCAAGGAGGAGCTCACCTACaattataaag ATACTAAGTGAGCATCAGGAGGTAGTTGCTGATTTGGTTCagacaagctttctcttctcaattCCTATCGATGGGCCAATGTCCTTCTCGACACCAAAGGTATCCGTGCAGTGGTCGCTTCGCTTTGAGTTTTTCACCACCCCCAAGGATTTGGATTTAACTAG GTATGAGCATCCTCTTCTCGTGGAGGAAAGAGAAAAAGGCGAATGGGTTATGCCTATAACAGTTCATGCACCTCCATTAAGGATTCAAACTGCACGGGAGAAGAATTTATCTCTTGGAAACCTATTTCATTCGTAA